In Pongo abelii isolate AG06213 chromosome X, NHGRI_mPonAbe1-v2.0_pri, whole genome shotgun sequence, one DNA window encodes the following:
- the UBA1 gene encoding ubiquitin-like modifier-activating enzyme 1 isoform X2 produces MRSLPQMSSSPLSKKRRVSGPDPKPGSNCSPAQSVLSEVPSVPTNGMAKNGSEADIDEGLYSRQLYVLGHEAMKRLQTSSVLVSGLRGLGVEIAKNIILGGVKAVTLHDQGTAQWADLSSQFYLREEDIGKNRAEVSQPRLAELNSYVPVTAYTGPLVEDFLSGFQVVVLTNTPLEDQLRVGEFCHNRGIKLVVADTRGLFGQLFCDFGEEMILTDSNGEQPLSAMVSMVTKDNPGVVTCLDEARHGFESGDFVSFSEVQGMVELNGNQPMEIKVLGPYTFSICDTSNFSDYIRGGIVSQVKVPKKISFKSLVASLAEPDFVMTDFAKFSRPAQLHIGFQALHQFCAQHGRPPRPRNEEDAAELVALAQAVNARALPAVQQENLDEDLIRKLAYVAAGDLAPINAFIGGLAAQEVMKACSGKFMPIMQWLYFDALECLPEDKEVLTEDKCLQRQNRYDGQVAVFGSDLQEKLGKQKYFLVGAGAIGCELLKNFAMIGLGCGEGGEIIVTDMDTIEKSNLNRQFLFRPWDVTKLKSDTAAAAVRQMNPHIRVTSHQNRVGPDTERIYDDDFFQNLDGVANALDNVDARMYMDRRCVYYRKPLLESGTLGTKGNVQVVIPFLTESYSSSQDPPEKSIPICTLKNFPNAIEHTLQWARDEFEGLFKQPAENVNQYLTDPKFVERTLRLAGTQPLEVLEAVQRSLVLQRPQTWADCVTWACHHWHTQYSNNIRQLLHNFPPDQLTSSGAPFWSGPKRCPHPLTFDVNNPLHLDYVMAAANLFAQTYGLTGSQDRAAVATLLQSVQVPEFTPKSGVKIHVSDQELQSANASVDDSRLEELKATLPSPDKLPGFKMYPIDFEKDDDSNFHMDFIVAASNLRAENYDIPPADRHKSKLIAGKIIPAIATTTAAVVGLVCLELYKVVQGHRQLDSYKNGFLNLALPFFGFSEPLAAPRHQYYNQEWTLWDRFEVQGLQPNGEEMTLKQFLDYFKTEHKLEITMLSQGVSMLYSFFMPAAKLKERLDQPMTEIVSRVSKRKLGRHVRALVLELCCNDESGEDVEVPYVRYTIR; encoded by the exons ATGAGATCTCTACCCCAG atgTCCAGCTCGCCGCTGTCCAAGAAACGTCGCGTGTCCGGGCCTGATCCAAAGCCGGGTTCTAACTGCTCCCCTGCCCAGTCCGTGTTGTCTGAAGTGCCCTCGGTGCCAACCAAC GGAATGGCCAAGAACGGCAGTGAAGCAGACATAGACGAGGGCCTTTATTCCCGGCAGCT GTATGTGTTGGGCCATGAGGCAATGAAGCGGCTCCAGACATCCAGTGTCCTGGTATCAGGCCTGCGGGGCCTGGGCGTGGAGATCGCTAAGAACATCATCCTTGGTGGGGTCAAGGCTGTTACCCTACATGACCAGGGCACTGCCCAGTGGGCTGATCTTTCCTCCCAG TTCTACCTGCGGGAGGAGGACATCGGTAAAAACCGGGCCGAGGTATCACAGCCCCGCCTCGCTGAGCTCAACAGCTATGTGCCTGTCACTGCCTACACTGGACCCCTCGTTGAGGACTTCCTTAGTGGTTTCCAG GTGGTGGTGCTCACCAACACCCCCCTGGAGGACCAGCTGCGAGTGGGTGAGTTCTGTCACAACCGTGGCATCAAGCTGGTGGTGGCAGACACGCGGGGCCTGTTTGG GCAGCTCTTCTGTGACTTTGGAGAGGAAATGATCCTCACAGATTCCAATGGGGAGCAGCCACTCAGTGCTATGGTTTCTATGGTTACCAAG GACAACCCCGGTGTGGTTACCTGCCTGGATGAGGCCCGACACGGGTTTGAAAGCGGGGACTTTGTCTCCTTTTCAGAAGTACAGGGCATGGTTGAACTCAACGGAAATCAGCCCATGGAGATCAAAGTCCTGG GTCCTTATACCTTTAGCATCTGTGACACCTCCAACTTCTCCGACTACATCCGTGGAGGCATTGTCAGTCAGGTCAAAGTACCTAAGAAGATTAGCTTT AAATCCTTGGTGGCCTCACTGGCAGAACCTGACTTTGTGATGACGGACTTCGCCAAGTTTTCTCGCCCTGCCCAGCTGCACATTGGCTTCCAGGCCCTGCACCAGTTCTGTGCTCAGCATGGCCGGCCACCTCGGCCCCGCAatgag GAGGACGCAGCAGAACTGGTAGCCTTAGCACAGGCTGTGAATGCTCGAGCCCTGCCAGCAGTGCAGCAAGAGAACCTGGACGAGGACCTCATCCGGAAGCTGGCATATGTGGCTGCTGGGGATCTGGCACCCATAAACGCCTTCATTGGGGGCCTGGCTGCCCAGGAAGTCATGAAG gcCTGCTCCGGGAAGTTCATGCCCATCATGCAGTGGCTATACTTTGATGCCCTTGAGTGTCTCCCTGAGGACAAAGAGGTTCTCACAGAGGACAAATGCCTCCAG CGCCAGAACCGTTATGACGGGCAAGTGGCTGTGTTTGGCTCAGACCTGCAAGAGAAGCTGGGCAAGCAGAAGTATTTCCTG GTGGGTGCGGGGGCCATTGGCTGTGAGCTGCTCAAGAACTTTGCCATGATTGGGCTGGGCTGCGGGGAGGGTGGAGAAATCATCGTTACAGACATGGACACCATTGAGAAGTCAAATCTGAATCGACAGTTTCTTTTCCGGCCCTGGGATGTCACG AAGTTAAAGTCTGACACGGCTGCTGCAGCTGTGCGCCAAATGAATCCACATATCCGGGTGACAAGCCACCAGAACCGTGTGGGTCCTGACACGGAGCGCATCTATGATGACGATTTTTTCCAAAACCTAGATGGCGTGGCCAATGCCCTGGACAACGTGGATGCCC GCATGTACATGGACCGCCGCTGTGTCTACTACCGGAAGCCACTGCTGGAGTCAGGCACACTGGGCACCAAAGGCAATGTGCAGGTGGTGATCCCCTTCCTGACAGAGTCGTACAGTTCCAGCCAGGACCCACCTGAGAAGTCCATCCCCATCTGTACCCTGAAGAACTTCCCTAATGCCATCGAGCACACCCTGCAG TGGGCTCGGGATGAGTTTGAAGGCCTCTTCAAGCAGCCAGCAGAAAATGTCAACCAGTACCTCAC AGACCCCAAGTTTGTGGAGCGAACACTGCGGCTGGCAGGCACCCAGCCCTTGGAGGTGCTGGAGGCTGTGCAGCGCAGCCTGGTGCTGCAGCGACCACAGACCTGGGCTGACTGCGTGACCTGGGCCTGCCACCACTGGCACACCCAGTACTCGAACAACATCCGGCAGCTGCTGCACAACTTCCCTCCTGACCAG CTCACAAGCTCGGGAGCCCCGTTCTGGTCTGGGCCCAAACGCTGTCCACACCCGCTCACCTTTGATGTCAACAAC CCCCTGCATCTGGACTATGTGATGGCTGCTGCCAACCTGTTTGCCCAGACCTACGGGCTGACAGGCTCTCAGGACCGAGCTGCTGTGGCCACACTCCTGCAGTCTGTGCAGGTCCCCGAATTCACCCCCAAGTCTGGCGTCAAGATCCATGTTTCTGACCAGGAGCTGCAGAGCGCCAATGCCTCTGTTG ATGACAGTCGTCTAGAGGAGCTCaaagccactctgcccagcccagACAAGCTCCCTGGATTCAAGATGTACCCCATTGACTTTGAGAAG GATGATGACAGCAACTTTCATATGGATTTCATCGTGGCTGCATCCAACCTCCGGGCAGAAAACTATGACATTCCTCCTGCAGACCGGCACAAG AGCAAGCTGATTGCAGGGAAGATCATCCCAGCCATTGCCACGACCACAGCAGCCGTGGTTGGCCTTGTGTGTCTGGAGCTGTACAAGGTTGTACAGGGGCACCGACAGCTTGACTCCTACAAGAATGGTTTCCTCAACTTGGCCCTGCCTTTCTTTGGTTTCTCTGAACCCCTTGCCGCACCACGTCACCAG TACTATAACCAAGAGTGGACATTGTGGGATCGCTTTGAGGTACAAGGGCTGCAGCCTAATGGTGAGGAGATGACCCTCAAACAGTTCCTTGACTATTTTAAG aCTGAGCACAAATTAGAGATCACCATGCTGTCCCAGGGCGTGTCCATGCTGTATTCCTTCTTCATGCCAGCTGCCAAGCTCAAGGAACGGTTGGATCAGCC GATGACAGAGATTGTGAGCCGTGTGTCGAAGCGAAAGCTGGGCCGCCACGTGCGGGCGCTGGTGCTTGAGCTGTGCTGTAACGACGAGAGCGGCGAGGATGTCGAGGTTCCCTATGTCCGATACACCATCCGCTGA
- the UBA1 gene encoding ubiquitin-like modifier-activating enzyme 1 isoform X1, translated as MSKPHFPPALPAPAAVPGIKGEENGCLLLPTYFVPGSMLCVIYHLDNPMGKMSSSPLSKKRRVSGPDPKPGSNCSPAQSVLSEVPSVPTNGMAKNGSEADIDEGLYSRQLYVLGHEAMKRLQTSSVLVSGLRGLGVEIAKNIILGGVKAVTLHDQGTAQWADLSSQFYLREEDIGKNRAEVSQPRLAELNSYVPVTAYTGPLVEDFLSGFQVVVLTNTPLEDQLRVGEFCHNRGIKLVVADTRGLFGQLFCDFGEEMILTDSNGEQPLSAMVSMVTKDNPGVVTCLDEARHGFESGDFVSFSEVQGMVELNGNQPMEIKVLGPYTFSICDTSNFSDYIRGGIVSQVKVPKKISFKSLVASLAEPDFVMTDFAKFSRPAQLHIGFQALHQFCAQHGRPPRPRNEEDAAELVALAQAVNARALPAVQQENLDEDLIRKLAYVAAGDLAPINAFIGGLAAQEVMKACSGKFMPIMQWLYFDALECLPEDKEVLTEDKCLQRQNRYDGQVAVFGSDLQEKLGKQKYFLVGAGAIGCELLKNFAMIGLGCGEGGEIIVTDMDTIEKSNLNRQFLFRPWDVTKLKSDTAAAAVRQMNPHIRVTSHQNRVGPDTERIYDDDFFQNLDGVANALDNVDARMYMDRRCVYYRKPLLESGTLGTKGNVQVVIPFLTESYSSSQDPPEKSIPICTLKNFPNAIEHTLQWARDEFEGLFKQPAENVNQYLTDPKFVERTLRLAGTQPLEVLEAVQRSLVLQRPQTWADCVTWACHHWHTQYSNNIRQLLHNFPPDQLTSSGAPFWSGPKRCPHPLTFDVNNPLHLDYVMAAANLFAQTYGLTGSQDRAAVATLLQSVQVPEFTPKSGVKIHVSDQELQSANASVDDSRLEELKATLPSPDKLPGFKMYPIDFEKDDDSNFHMDFIVAASNLRAENYDIPPADRHKSKLIAGKIIPAIATTTAAVVGLVCLELYKVVQGHRQLDSYKNGFLNLALPFFGFSEPLAAPRHQYYNQEWTLWDRFEVQGLQPNGEEMTLKQFLDYFKTEHKLEITMLSQGVSMLYSFFMPAAKLKERLDQPMTEIVSRVSKRKLGRHVRALVLELCCNDESGEDVEVPYVRYTIR; from the exons ATGTCCAAGCCTCACTTCCCTCCTGCACTCCCCGCTCCCGCTGCCGTCCCTGGGATTAAGGGAGAGGAGAATGGCTGCTTGTTACTGCctacctactttgtgccaggttcTATGCTCTGTGTTATTTATCATCTCGATAACCCCATGGGGAAG atgTCCAGCTCGCCGCTGTCCAAGAAACGTCGCGTGTCCGGGCCTGATCCAAAGCCGGGTTCTAACTGCTCCCCTGCCCAGTCCGTGTTGTCTGAAGTGCCCTCGGTGCCAACCAAC GGAATGGCCAAGAACGGCAGTGAAGCAGACATAGACGAGGGCCTTTATTCCCGGCAGCT GTATGTGTTGGGCCATGAGGCAATGAAGCGGCTCCAGACATCCAGTGTCCTGGTATCAGGCCTGCGGGGCCTGGGCGTGGAGATCGCTAAGAACATCATCCTTGGTGGGGTCAAGGCTGTTACCCTACATGACCAGGGCACTGCCCAGTGGGCTGATCTTTCCTCCCAG TTCTACCTGCGGGAGGAGGACATCGGTAAAAACCGGGCCGAGGTATCACAGCCCCGCCTCGCTGAGCTCAACAGCTATGTGCCTGTCACTGCCTACACTGGACCCCTCGTTGAGGACTTCCTTAGTGGTTTCCAG GTGGTGGTGCTCACCAACACCCCCCTGGAGGACCAGCTGCGAGTGGGTGAGTTCTGTCACAACCGTGGCATCAAGCTGGTGGTGGCAGACACGCGGGGCCTGTTTGG GCAGCTCTTCTGTGACTTTGGAGAGGAAATGATCCTCACAGATTCCAATGGGGAGCAGCCACTCAGTGCTATGGTTTCTATGGTTACCAAG GACAACCCCGGTGTGGTTACCTGCCTGGATGAGGCCCGACACGGGTTTGAAAGCGGGGACTTTGTCTCCTTTTCAGAAGTACAGGGCATGGTTGAACTCAACGGAAATCAGCCCATGGAGATCAAAGTCCTGG GTCCTTATACCTTTAGCATCTGTGACACCTCCAACTTCTCCGACTACATCCGTGGAGGCATTGTCAGTCAGGTCAAAGTACCTAAGAAGATTAGCTTT AAATCCTTGGTGGCCTCACTGGCAGAACCTGACTTTGTGATGACGGACTTCGCCAAGTTTTCTCGCCCTGCCCAGCTGCACATTGGCTTCCAGGCCCTGCACCAGTTCTGTGCTCAGCATGGCCGGCCACCTCGGCCCCGCAatgag GAGGACGCAGCAGAACTGGTAGCCTTAGCACAGGCTGTGAATGCTCGAGCCCTGCCAGCAGTGCAGCAAGAGAACCTGGACGAGGACCTCATCCGGAAGCTGGCATATGTGGCTGCTGGGGATCTGGCACCCATAAACGCCTTCATTGGGGGCCTGGCTGCCCAGGAAGTCATGAAG gcCTGCTCCGGGAAGTTCATGCCCATCATGCAGTGGCTATACTTTGATGCCCTTGAGTGTCTCCCTGAGGACAAAGAGGTTCTCACAGAGGACAAATGCCTCCAG CGCCAGAACCGTTATGACGGGCAAGTGGCTGTGTTTGGCTCAGACCTGCAAGAGAAGCTGGGCAAGCAGAAGTATTTCCTG GTGGGTGCGGGGGCCATTGGCTGTGAGCTGCTCAAGAACTTTGCCATGATTGGGCTGGGCTGCGGGGAGGGTGGAGAAATCATCGTTACAGACATGGACACCATTGAGAAGTCAAATCTGAATCGACAGTTTCTTTTCCGGCCCTGGGATGTCACG AAGTTAAAGTCTGACACGGCTGCTGCAGCTGTGCGCCAAATGAATCCACATATCCGGGTGACAAGCCACCAGAACCGTGTGGGTCCTGACACGGAGCGCATCTATGATGACGATTTTTTCCAAAACCTAGATGGCGTGGCCAATGCCCTGGACAACGTGGATGCCC GCATGTACATGGACCGCCGCTGTGTCTACTACCGGAAGCCACTGCTGGAGTCAGGCACACTGGGCACCAAAGGCAATGTGCAGGTGGTGATCCCCTTCCTGACAGAGTCGTACAGTTCCAGCCAGGACCCACCTGAGAAGTCCATCCCCATCTGTACCCTGAAGAACTTCCCTAATGCCATCGAGCACACCCTGCAG TGGGCTCGGGATGAGTTTGAAGGCCTCTTCAAGCAGCCAGCAGAAAATGTCAACCAGTACCTCAC AGACCCCAAGTTTGTGGAGCGAACACTGCGGCTGGCAGGCACCCAGCCCTTGGAGGTGCTGGAGGCTGTGCAGCGCAGCCTGGTGCTGCAGCGACCACAGACCTGGGCTGACTGCGTGACCTGGGCCTGCCACCACTGGCACACCCAGTACTCGAACAACATCCGGCAGCTGCTGCACAACTTCCCTCCTGACCAG CTCACAAGCTCGGGAGCCCCGTTCTGGTCTGGGCCCAAACGCTGTCCACACCCGCTCACCTTTGATGTCAACAAC CCCCTGCATCTGGACTATGTGATGGCTGCTGCCAACCTGTTTGCCCAGACCTACGGGCTGACAGGCTCTCAGGACCGAGCTGCTGTGGCCACACTCCTGCAGTCTGTGCAGGTCCCCGAATTCACCCCCAAGTCTGGCGTCAAGATCCATGTTTCTGACCAGGAGCTGCAGAGCGCCAATGCCTCTGTTG ATGACAGTCGTCTAGAGGAGCTCaaagccactctgcccagcccagACAAGCTCCCTGGATTCAAGATGTACCCCATTGACTTTGAGAAG GATGATGACAGCAACTTTCATATGGATTTCATCGTGGCTGCATCCAACCTCCGGGCAGAAAACTATGACATTCCTCCTGCAGACCGGCACAAG AGCAAGCTGATTGCAGGGAAGATCATCCCAGCCATTGCCACGACCACAGCAGCCGTGGTTGGCCTTGTGTGTCTGGAGCTGTACAAGGTTGTACAGGGGCACCGACAGCTTGACTCCTACAAGAATGGTTTCCTCAACTTGGCCCTGCCTTTCTTTGGTTTCTCTGAACCCCTTGCCGCACCACGTCACCAG TACTATAACCAAGAGTGGACATTGTGGGATCGCTTTGAGGTACAAGGGCTGCAGCCTAATGGTGAGGAGATGACCCTCAAACAGTTCCTTGACTATTTTAAG aCTGAGCACAAATTAGAGATCACCATGCTGTCCCAGGGCGTGTCCATGCTGTATTCCTTCTTCATGCCAGCTGCCAAGCTCAAGGAACGGTTGGATCAGCC GATGACAGAGATTGTGAGCCGTGTGTCGAAGCGAAAGCTGGGCCGCCACGTGCGGGCGCTGGTGCTTGAGCTGTGCTGTAACGACGAGAGCGGCGAGGATGTCGAGGTTCCCTATGTCCGATACACCATCCGCTGA
- the UBA1 gene encoding ubiquitin-like modifier-activating enzyme 1 isoform X3 produces the protein MSSSPLSKKRRVSGPDPKPGSNCSPAQSVLSEVPSVPTNGMAKNGSEADIDEGLYSRQLYVLGHEAMKRLQTSSVLVSGLRGLGVEIAKNIILGGVKAVTLHDQGTAQWADLSSQFYLREEDIGKNRAEVSQPRLAELNSYVPVTAYTGPLVEDFLSGFQVVVLTNTPLEDQLRVGEFCHNRGIKLVVADTRGLFGQLFCDFGEEMILTDSNGEQPLSAMVSMVTKDNPGVVTCLDEARHGFESGDFVSFSEVQGMVELNGNQPMEIKVLGPYTFSICDTSNFSDYIRGGIVSQVKVPKKISFKSLVASLAEPDFVMTDFAKFSRPAQLHIGFQALHQFCAQHGRPPRPRNEEDAAELVALAQAVNARALPAVQQENLDEDLIRKLAYVAAGDLAPINAFIGGLAAQEVMKACSGKFMPIMQWLYFDALECLPEDKEVLTEDKCLQRQNRYDGQVAVFGSDLQEKLGKQKYFLVGAGAIGCELLKNFAMIGLGCGEGGEIIVTDMDTIEKSNLNRQFLFRPWDVTKLKSDTAAAAVRQMNPHIRVTSHQNRVGPDTERIYDDDFFQNLDGVANALDNVDARMYMDRRCVYYRKPLLESGTLGTKGNVQVVIPFLTESYSSSQDPPEKSIPICTLKNFPNAIEHTLQWARDEFEGLFKQPAENVNQYLTDPKFVERTLRLAGTQPLEVLEAVQRSLVLQRPQTWADCVTWACHHWHTQYSNNIRQLLHNFPPDQLTSSGAPFWSGPKRCPHPLTFDVNNPLHLDYVMAAANLFAQTYGLTGSQDRAAVATLLQSVQVPEFTPKSGVKIHVSDQELQSANASVDDSRLEELKATLPSPDKLPGFKMYPIDFEKDDDSNFHMDFIVAASNLRAENYDIPPADRHKSKLIAGKIIPAIATTTAAVVGLVCLELYKVVQGHRQLDSYKNGFLNLALPFFGFSEPLAAPRHQYYNQEWTLWDRFEVQGLQPNGEEMTLKQFLDYFKTEHKLEITMLSQGVSMLYSFFMPAAKLKERLDQPMTEIVSRVSKRKLGRHVRALVLELCCNDESGEDVEVPYVRYTIR, from the exons atgTCCAGCTCGCCGCTGTCCAAGAAACGTCGCGTGTCCGGGCCTGATCCAAAGCCGGGTTCTAACTGCTCCCCTGCCCAGTCCGTGTTGTCTGAAGTGCCCTCGGTGCCAACCAAC GGAATGGCCAAGAACGGCAGTGAAGCAGACATAGACGAGGGCCTTTATTCCCGGCAGCT GTATGTGTTGGGCCATGAGGCAATGAAGCGGCTCCAGACATCCAGTGTCCTGGTATCAGGCCTGCGGGGCCTGGGCGTGGAGATCGCTAAGAACATCATCCTTGGTGGGGTCAAGGCTGTTACCCTACATGACCAGGGCACTGCCCAGTGGGCTGATCTTTCCTCCCAG TTCTACCTGCGGGAGGAGGACATCGGTAAAAACCGGGCCGAGGTATCACAGCCCCGCCTCGCTGAGCTCAACAGCTATGTGCCTGTCACTGCCTACACTGGACCCCTCGTTGAGGACTTCCTTAGTGGTTTCCAG GTGGTGGTGCTCACCAACACCCCCCTGGAGGACCAGCTGCGAGTGGGTGAGTTCTGTCACAACCGTGGCATCAAGCTGGTGGTGGCAGACACGCGGGGCCTGTTTGG GCAGCTCTTCTGTGACTTTGGAGAGGAAATGATCCTCACAGATTCCAATGGGGAGCAGCCACTCAGTGCTATGGTTTCTATGGTTACCAAG GACAACCCCGGTGTGGTTACCTGCCTGGATGAGGCCCGACACGGGTTTGAAAGCGGGGACTTTGTCTCCTTTTCAGAAGTACAGGGCATGGTTGAACTCAACGGAAATCAGCCCATGGAGATCAAAGTCCTGG GTCCTTATACCTTTAGCATCTGTGACACCTCCAACTTCTCCGACTACATCCGTGGAGGCATTGTCAGTCAGGTCAAAGTACCTAAGAAGATTAGCTTT AAATCCTTGGTGGCCTCACTGGCAGAACCTGACTTTGTGATGACGGACTTCGCCAAGTTTTCTCGCCCTGCCCAGCTGCACATTGGCTTCCAGGCCCTGCACCAGTTCTGTGCTCAGCATGGCCGGCCACCTCGGCCCCGCAatgag GAGGACGCAGCAGAACTGGTAGCCTTAGCACAGGCTGTGAATGCTCGAGCCCTGCCAGCAGTGCAGCAAGAGAACCTGGACGAGGACCTCATCCGGAAGCTGGCATATGTGGCTGCTGGGGATCTGGCACCCATAAACGCCTTCATTGGGGGCCTGGCTGCCCAGGAAGTCATGAAG gcCTGCTCCGGGAAGTTCATGCCCATCATGCAGTGGCTATACTTTGATGCCCTTGAGTGTCTCCCTGAGGACAAAGAGGTTCTCACAGAGGACAAATGCCTCCAG CGCCAGAACCGTTATGACGGGCAAGTGGCTGTGTTTGGCTCAGACCTGCAAGAGAAGCTGGGCAAGCAGAAGTATTTCCTG GTGGGTGCGGGGGCCATTGGCTGTGAGCTGCTCAAGAACTTTGCCATGATTGGGCTGGGCTGCGGGGAGGGTGGAGAAATCATCGTTACAGACATGGACACCATTGAGAAGTCAAATCTGAATCGACAGTTTCTTTTCCGGCCCTGGGATGTCACG AAGTTAAAGTCTGACACGGCTGCTGCAGCTGTGCGCCAAATGAATCCACATATCCGGGTGACAAGCCACCAGAACCGTGTGGGTCCTGACACGGAGCGCATCTATGATGACGATTTTTTCCAAAACCTAGATGGCGTGGCCAATGCCCTGGACAACGTGGATGCCC GCATGTACATGGACCGCCGCTGTGTCTACTACCGGAAGCCACTGCTGGAGTCAGGCACACTGGGCACCAAAGGCAATGTGCAGGTGGTGATCCCCTTCCTGACAGAGTCGTACAGTTCCAGCCAGGACCCACCTGAGAAGTCCATCCCCATCTGTACCCTGAAGAACTTCCCTAATGCCATCGAGCACACCCTGCAG TGGGCTCGGGATGAGTTTGAAGGCCTCTTCAAGCAGCCAGCAGAAAATGTCAACCAGTACCTCAC AGACCCCAAGTTTGTGGAGCGAACACTGCGGCTGGCAGGCACCCAGCCCTTGGAGGTGCTGGAGGCTGTGCAGCGCAGCCTGGTGCTGCAGCGACCACAGACCTGGGCTGACTGCGTGACCTGGGCCTGCCACCACTGGCACACCCAGTACTCGAACAACATCCGGCAGCTGCTGCACAACTTCCCTCCTGACCAG CTCACAAGCTCGGGAGCCCCGTTCTGGTCTGGGCCCAAACGCTGTCCACACCCGCTCACCTTTGATGTCAACAAC CCCCTGCATCTGGACTATGTGATGGCTGCTGCCAACCTGTTTGCCCAGACCTACGGGCTGACAGGCTCTCAGGACCGAGCTGCTGTGGCCACACTCCTGCAGTCTGTGCAGGTCCCCGAATTCACCCCCAAGTCTGGCGTCAAGATCCATGTTTCTGACCAGGAGCTGCAGAGCGCCAATGCCTCTGTTG ATGACAGTCGTCTAGAGGAGCTCaaagccactctgcccagcccagACAAGCTCCCTGGATTCAAGATGTACCCCATTGACTTTGAGAAG GATGATGACAGCAACTTTCATATGGATTTCATCGTGGCTGCATCCAACCTCCGGGCAGAAAACTATGACATTCCTCCTGCAGACCGGCACAAG AGCAAGCTGATTGCAGGGAAGATCATCCCAGCCATTGCCACGACCACAGCAGCCGTGGTTGGCCTTGTGTGTCTGGAGCTGTACAAGGTTGTACAGGGGCACCGACAGCTTGACTCCTACAAGAATGGTTTCCTCAACTTGGCCCTGCCTTTCTTTGGTTTCTCTGAACCCCTTGCCGCACCACGTCACCAG TACTATAACCAAGAGTGGACATTGTGGGATCGCTTTGAGGTACAAGGGCTGCAGCCTAATGGTGAGGAGATGACCCTCAAACAGTTCCTTGACTATTTTAAG aCTGAGCACAAATTAGAGATCACCATGCTGTCCCAGGGCGTGTCCATGCTGTATTCCTTCTTCATGCCAGCTGCCAAGCTCAAGGAACGGTTGGATCAGCC GATGACAGAGATTGTGAGCCGTGTGTCGAAGCGAAAGCTGGGCCGCCACGTGCGGGCGCTGGTGCTTGAGCTGTGCTGTAACGACGAGAGCGGCGAGGATGTCGAGGTTCCCTATGTCCGATACACCATCCGCTGA